In a genomic window of Leptidea sinapis chromosome 14, ilLepSina1.1, whole genome shotgun sequence:
- the LOC126967886 gene encoding uncharacterized protein LOC126967886, with translation MDVVVLYWYYRRLRRRKPRRYWIHPLLRQRFCRGAVVRQLKEDESKFFTYFRMTTSTFDDLLKRLEKDLKKKDTNWRKSLCPEVKLAIFLRYAASGCTFQELHYVFRVGVSTISNIIKEVTRCIWNNLNDEFMRLPTTVSEWEHISNGFDTKANFPHCLGAVDGKHIRLRKPAKSGSMYLNYKDFFSIILLAIVDSDYRFLYVSIGSYGKECDSSIFKESTFWKMMLDGSLQIPEPCPLITGSETRVPYVIIGDEGFGLHENLMRPFSGTHLDVNKRIYNYRLTRARRYVECAFGILANKWRVFHRPLDVNKTTAIWIVKACTVLHNFIREKEGLKDGNTSESEAFHFNDTYLMMKRYEVVELQIQFERNSKTISCPNLGQFLGRMKLFKIKNNVSITI, from the exons ATGGACGTTGTCGTGTTGTATTGGTACTATCGTCGTCTGCGGCGGAGGAAGCCCCGGCGTTATTGGATACATCCACTATTAAGGCAAAGATTTTGTCGTGGTGCTGTTGTGCGTCAGCTGAAAGAAGACGAATctaaattttttacttatttccgAATGACGACGTCTACTTTTGATGACCTTCTTAAACGATTAGAAaaggatttaaaaaagaaagacacaaACTGGAGGAAAAGCTTGTGCCCTGAAGTAAAACTAGCGATATTTTTAAG gtatGCAGCGTCTGGGTGTACATTTCAAGAACTTCATTACGTCTTTCGTGTCGGTGTGTCAACTATAAGCAACATTATTAAGGAAGTTACACGATGCATATGGAACAACTTGAATGACGAGTTTATGCGACTTCCTACAACAGTGAGTGAATGGGAGCATATATCAAATGGATTCGACACAAAAGCAAATTTTCCCCACTGTTTAGGAGCAGTGGACGGTAAACACATCAGACTTCGAAAACCAGCAAAAAGTGGCTCAATGTACCTAAATTACAAAGACTTTTTTTCCATCATATTATTAGCGATCGTAGACTCTGACTATCGTTTTCTATATGTTAGTATTGGGTCGTATGGAAAAGAATGCGATTCATCAATATTCAAGGAGTCGACATTTTGGAAAATGATGCTAGATGGCAGTTTACAAATACCAGAACCTTGCCCATTAATAACAGGCTCAGAAACGAGAGTTCCCTACGTCATAATCGGCGATGAAGGTTTCGGTTTACACGAAAATTTAATGAGGCCATTTAGCGGGACGCATTTAGACGTAAATAAGCGAATATATAACTATCGTTTGACCAGAGCTAGACGATACGTTGAATGTGCATTTGGTATTCTTGCTAATAAGTGGAGAGTATTCCACCGGCCTCTAGACGTCAACAAAACAACAGCTATATGGATAGTTAAGGCATGTACCGTTCTACAcaactttataagggaaaaaGAGGGCTTAAAGGATGGCAACACATCCGAATCTGAAGCATTTCATTTCAATGATACCTACCTGATGATGAAACGCTACGAGGTGGTCGAACTGCAAATTCAGTTCGAACGGAATTCGAAAACTATTTCGTGTCCGAATCTGGGTCAGTTTCTTGGCAGAATGaagctatttaaaataaaaaacaatgtctccattacaatataa
- the LOC126967889 gene encoding uncharacterized protein LOC126967889 has translation MCYTQPPFAGFIPRVVHVSSAIIIMASKAFEKYVEQEVLINCVESRPVLWDKTLEIYKDKIAKTAAWREICGILKEDFEAMEQKERQEFGKYVIKKWNSTRDAWIRTLSEKKKLKKSGAAASNTKPYKYHNQMLFLKKVVTPGDTHENVPANDNITETVESNKDNEDEPDQITEQSGSDRQKERQNLAPPQRKAIKRNVNEVDAKMIEYMNDQLKKSKNEFEDPNLSFFKGILPQLASLNGDQILEFQSGVINLLQNIKSRRYGQSNYEWPPYSQSSSTPHYHTQGYFSRPHHLDSTPSVEGSPSVESTFSQESDLPDLSMF, from the exons ATGTGCTACACACAGCCGCCATTTGCCGGTTTCATTCCTAGAGTAGTGCACGTGTCCAGTGCTATCATAATCATGGCAAGCAAGGCGTTTGAAAAATATGTTGAGCAAGAAGTTTTGATAAATTGTGTTGAAAGTAGACCAGTTCTTTGGGACAAAACACTGGagatttataaagataaaattgcaAAAACCGCAGCTTGGCGCGAAATATGCGGTATTCTAAAGGAGGATTTTGAAGCTATGGAACAAAAAGAAAGACAAGAATttg gaaaatatgttataaaaaaatggaattCGACTAGAGATGCCTGGATACGAACATTGAGTGAGAAAAAGAAATTGAAGAAATCTGGAGCTGCTGCCTCAAATACCAAGCCTTACAAATATCACaatcaaatgttatttttgaaaaaagttgTCACCCCAGGTGATACACACGAGAACGTCCCTGCTAATGACAACATCACGGAAACAGTAGAAAGTAATAAAGACAACGAAGATGAACCTGATCAGATTACGGAACAAAGTGGTAGTGACAGACAAAAGGAAAGACAAAATTTAGCCCCGCCGCAACGCAAGGCAATCAAAAGAAATGTGAATGAAGTAGACGCCAAAATGATTGAATACATGAATGAtcagttaaaaaaaagtaaaaatgagTTTGAAGATCCCAATTTATCGTTCTTCAAAGGTATTTTGCCGCAACTGGCTTCACTTAATGGCGATCAAATTTTAGAATTTCAGTCTGGAGTGATAAaccttttacaaaatattaaaagtagaaGATATGGTCAGTCAAACTACGAGTGGCCTCCATATTCACAAAGTTCTAGCACTCCTCACTACCACACCCAAGGTTATTTTAGTAGGCCACATCATCTTGACTCTACACCATCAGTAGAAGGTTCGCCATCAGTAGAATCTACATTCAGCCAGGAGTCAGACTTGCCAGATCTGTCTATGTTTTGA